Part of the Microbulbifer salipaludis genome is shown below.
TCACCTGCCCTCAGGAGGGCAGGAAATCGATGGAGTAGTTGAGAGTGGATTTCTCCACGTTGGCAGAGCCGAAGTTGATCAGGCGGATACGGGCCAGCAGCTTGCGCTCGAGGTCCGGGCTGTCCAGCTCACTGCTGACCAGCGTTACCGCGGAGATGGTGCCATTGGCCTCGATGACCAGCTTCACCGTGACCTTGCCGGCCAGGGTCGGGTCGCGGCGCAGGGCGCGATTGTAGATGGCAAAGATGGCCCCCTTGTTGGCCTCCATCACCTGGCGAATGGATTCCTCACCGCGGGTGCCGCGTTCCCTTCGCGCCTCTTTGCCGCTGGATTGCGCAGCGGCTGTGGCTTCTGCGACCTGCACCTGCGTGGTCTCGCGACCAGACAGTGCCGAGCCGCCGGTGTTGCGGCTCAGTTGACCGGTATTAATGCCACCGCTGCCCGCCTTTGACTTGTCGCTAATCAGTGAGCGGTCAATTTTCTGCGCCTCGGCTGCGCCACTGGCAAGGCTGTTGGCGCTGGCCACTGCGGACACGTCCAGGCTGTCGCGCATATCCATCAGGTCGTCCTGAAGCTGCATCAGCCCGCTATTGGCTGCTTTCTCGCGGGCCTTGGCCACTTCCGCGGCGGGAGCCTTCTCGCTCAGCGGTTTTGGCTTAACGGTTTTGATGGGCTCCGGCTTGGGCTTTTCAATGGGCTTGGGTTTTTCCGGCTTTACCTCTTTGGGCTTTTCCTGCTTTTTTTCTACCGGCTTGGGTTTCGGCTTTTCTACCGGTTTGGGGAGTTCTTTCTTCTCCAGGATGACCCGCGCCAGCTGCGGTGGAAGCTTTTCCGCCTGCTCCCGGGTCAGCTCCGGTGCGGGGATAAAGGTAAACAGGGCACCCACCACCACAAAGGCGGCGATGCCGCTCTTGAGGAATTTTTGAAAGCGCTGGTCTTCTTCCTCGCTGGACGTCCACGGCAGAGTGGAGTTGTAGTAGTGCCAGGGCATCAGGGCCGTTCGACCCGATGCACTGGTGGCTGCTGAATGGAAGGTGGCTGTAGTCATGATATTTTGCCCCTCCCGTTAGCGACCGGCGGCCGCAGTGGCCGGGTCCTGAGGTGTCGTCTGCGTGACAGCGAGATCAATATCCCGGTAGTCCGCCGCGGCACAGGTGTTCATGATCTGCTTGAGCAGCGCGTAAGGCACTTCTTCATCGCCGAGAATGGTTACCGGGCGGCCCACTGCCTGTTTTTCTTCTGACAGCGGCTCGGCGCGGCTGGCCAGGTACTCGAGTTCATTCAGCAGGGGCTGAATCTGTTCCTGATCCGCGGGGATATCCGCCACCTTCGCGATCATGCGATTGCCTACCAGCAACTGGTCGCCATTGACCCGCACCACGGTGGTGGTGTCGGGTTTCTCGGTCGAGGTGGATTCCGGTAACGTGATGGTCTTGTCTGCCTGCAGTACCTCAACATCCGAAGAGTTCACCAGCAGGAAGAACACCAGGATAGTGAAAATATCCATCAGTGAAACCAGGTTCAGCTTGGTTTGTTTGTGCCGACGCTGTTTGCGCCCTTTCAGCTTTCCGCCGATCGTCGCTTTCATATTCCGTTGCCTGCCAGCTGATTGTCTGTTGCCGGTGCGTCCGTCACGGGCGCATCCCCCAGGGATATTTGCGGGAACAGTTCCGCATCCACCACCGAGGCGGCCACCACCGCGCGGAAAGAGCGTGCGGTATCCATGGCGCTCACCAGGGTGCGGTAAGGGGTGCCGGGCTCGGAAAGGATTACCAGGTCTTTCTTGTCGATATCCTTCTCACGCAGGCTGCGCTTCACTTCCTGCAATACATCTGACACCAGCTTGAAATCCGGCTGTCCGTCCCGGTTGGCAATACGCTTTACGCGAATTCCCGCCGGATAGTTGATGTCGATGTAGTCTTTGCGCAGCACCAGTTCCAGCTGCTGGTTTTCTTTTTGGTCCGCCACGCTGGGGTCGCTCAGACCGGGCAGGTTGAGGTTCAGCACGGAGATATGGGAAAACACCATATTCAGCAGCAATACGGGGACCAGTACAGTCATCAGGCTCATAAACGAGGTGATGTCCAGATCCGGGTCGGTTTCCAGCCTGCGTCGGATAGCCATGGCTCTCTCTTGTTATCTGACTCTTATTCGGTTGTTACACCCTGGTATACGTTCTCGCCGCGGCTCAGGCGGTAGCGCCAGCCTTGGCGGCCGGACGCGCGGCGGCTTCGGCCTTCTGGCCACGTGTGAGGGTAATCAGATTGAGGAACTTGACCCCGGCCATTTCCAGGCTGTCGATGATTTCATTGGTTTTGTTCTGCAGCATGGAGTAGGCCAGCAGCAGCGGGATGGCGGAGATCAGGCCGAACGCAGTGGTGTTCATGGCCACGGAGATACTGGAGGAGAGCATGGAAGCCTTCTCTGAGGGATCTGCGTTGGCGACCGCGGTGAAGGCCGCGATCAGGCCGATAATGGTGCCCAGCAGGCCGAGCAGTGTGGCGATGTTGGCCAGCGTGGCCAGGTAATTGGTGCGCTTTTCCAGGCGCGGCACCGCTTCAAGAATGCTTTCCTCGATGGCCATGGCGATGTTTTCGTCTTTGCGCGCGTGCTGGGCGGTAGAAATACCAGCCGCGACAATCTGGCTCATGGGCGCTTTCTCGTTTTGTGAGAACTTGAGCGCGGCGGCAAAGTTACGCTGCTGCATCATGGGCAATACCTGCCCGTAGGCGCGGCGGTTGGCCATTTTCGCGCGCGACAGGAATACCCAGCGCTCGATAACCAGTACCAGGCCGATCACCAGTACCAGCGCAATGGGGTACATGAACGGGCCGCCGTTCTGGAAAAAGCGCAGCAGTGTATTGAAAAATTCCATGGTCAAATCTCCGGGACGTAAAGATTTCTGGTTATAAAAATGGTTTACGGTTGCTGATCCGAGCGTTCTTGCTCGAGCAGTTTTATTTCTCGTTGCAGCTCCGAGTATTCCTGGTGCTGGAACGTATGGGTGATGGCGTTGGGCAGGGTGCTGTCAATTTTTTCCAGGCTGTTGGCCTGCTTCCAGGGAATAATGTACAGCACCTTGGGCTGTTCCTGGCTGCCGATGATGGTGGACTCCAAAGTGATTACTTCACCGCTGTCGTCTTGGGCAAAGCACAGACTGGAGACGAGTAACACAGCCAACACCTGAAGCGCATTGCGTAATATGTTCACGGGTTACAGTCTCCTCTCCAGGTCCACAATCCAGCCTGCCAGCACGCGATCTTCTTCCGGCTCCAGCGCACGCGCTTCGCGGTAGTGATGCAAGGCCCGTTCCGGTTGATGCAGGTAAAGATCAAAAAGAATCCCCAGGTTGCGATGTGCCGCAGCAAAATCGGGCCAGTGCGCCAGCGCACTTTCATAGGCGACCTGCGCTTCTTCAAAGCGCCCCTGGTCGCGCAGGAATACGCCGAGGGTATTCCAGGCAAAAACGTTGTTTGCATTGGCGGTGGTCGCCTGGTTCAGGCTGGCTTCCGCCGCTTCCAGGTTGTTGAGCTTCAGTTGTACCTTTGCCAGGTTCAGCCAGGCCCCGGACAAACCCGGCCACTGGGTGACCACCTGTTGCAGCTCCGTTTCGGCGGCGGCGTACTGCTGTTGCACAAAGTAGTCGCGCGCCCGGTTGATTCCCTGCTGCGCGCCGGCAGGTACGCTGCCGGCTTCCGCGAGATAAGGGTTGGGGCCGGGTACACGCTTGCCGGATGCGTCGGTGGTCACTGGCGTGTCGCTCGCAGCCGCCGGGTCCGTCGGGGTGCCCGCACAGCCGGCAAGAAGCGCGGCCGCCAGCGCAAAAACTACG
Proteins encoded:
- a CDS encoding tetratricopeptide repeat protein produces the protein MRLTNRHFGNKRDTLLVVFALAAALLAGCAGTPTDPAAASDTPVTTDASGKRVPGPNPYLAEAGSVPAGAQQGINRARDYFVQQQYAAAETELQQVVTQWPGLSGAWLNLAKVQLKLNNLEAAEASLNQATTANANNVFAWNTLGVFLRDQGRFEEAQVAYESALAHWPDFAAAHRNLGILFDLYLHQPERALHHYREARALEPEEDRVLAGWIVDLERRL
- a CDS encoding MotA/TolQ/ExbB proton channel family protein, which translates into the protein MEFFNTLLRFFQNGGPFMYPIALVLVIGLVLVIERWVFLSRAKMANRRAYGQVLPMMQQRNFAAALKFSQNEKAPMSQIVAAGISTAQHARKDENIAMAIEESILEAVPRLEKRTNYLATLANIATLLGLLGTIIGLIAAFTAVANADPSEKASMLSSSISVAMNTTAFGLISAIPLLLAYSMLQNKTNEIIDSLEMAGVKFLNLITLTRGQKAEAAARPAAKAGATA
- a CDS encoding AgmX/PglI C-terminal domain-containing protein, with amino-acid sequence MTTATFHSAATSASGRTALMPWHYYNSTLPWTSSEEEDQRFQKFLKSGIAAFVVVGALFTFIPAPELTREQAEKLPPQLARVILEKKELPKPVEKPKPKPVEKKQEKPKEVKPEKPKPIEKPKPEPIKTVKPKPLSEKAPAAEVAKAREKAANSGLMQLQDDLMDMRDSLDVSAVASANSLASGAAEAQKIDRSLISDKSKAGSGGINTGQLSRNTGGSALSGRETTQVQVAEATAAAQSSGKEARRERGTRGEESIRQVMEANKGAIFAIYNRALRRDPTLAGKVTVKLVIEANGTISAVTLVSSELDSPDLERKLLARIRLINFGSANVEKSTLNYSIDFLPS
- a CDS encoding ExbD/TolR family protein, with protein sequence MAIRRRLETDPDLDITSFMSLMTVLVPVLLLNMVFSHISVLNLNLPGLSDPSVADQKENQQLELVLRKDYIDINYPAGIRVKRIANRDGQPDFKLVSDVLQEVKRSLREKDIDKKDLVILSEPGTPYRTLVSAMDTARSFRAVVAASVVDAELFPQISLGDAPVTDAPATDNQLAGNGI
- a CDS encoding ExbD/TolR family protein — protein: MKATIGGKLKGRKQRRHKQTKLNLVSLMDIFTILVFFLLVNSSDVEVLQADKTITLPESTSTEKPDTTTVVRVNGDQLLVGNRMIAKVADIPADQEQIQPLLNELEYLASRAEPLSEEKQAVGRPVTILGDEEVPYALLKQIMNTCAAADYRDIDLAVTQTTPQDPATAAAGR